The window AGGACGACGAGGACGAATTCTACAAGAATATCACCGACAAGTTCGGCGCCATCGCCAAGACGATCCGCGAAGCGAACGAGCGTGGCCAGCCGGTGCTGGTCGGCACCGTGTCGATCGAAAAGTCCGAGCTGCTTTCCTCCTATCTCGAAAAGGAAGGCGTGCCGCACAGCGTGCTCAACGCGCGTTTCCATGAGAGCGAGGCGCATATCGTCGCGCAGGCGGGCCGCACCGGCGCGGTGACCATCGCGACCAACATGGCGGGCCGCGGCACCGACATCAAACTGGGCGGTAACGAAGAATTCCGCATCGACGACGAACTCAAGGACCTGCCCGAAGGTCCCGAGCGCGACGCCGGCATCGCGCGCATCCAGGCCGAGGTCGCCGCCGAGCGCGAGGCGGTGAAGGCCGCGGGCGGACTGTTCGTGCTCGCGACCGAACGCCACGAAAGCCGTCGCATCGACAACCAGCTGCGCGGCCGTTCGGGGCGCCAGGGCGACCCGGGCCTGTCGAAATTCTACCTCTGCCTCGACGACGATCTGCTGCGCATCTTCGGCCCCGACACGCTCTTTTCCAAGATGATGAACAAGAATCTCGAGGATGGCGAAGCGATCGGGTCGAAATGGCTGTCGAAGGCGATCGAGACCGCGCAGAAGAAGGTCGAGGCGCGCAACTACGACATTCGCAAACAGGTCGTCGAATATGACAACGTCATGAACGACCAGCGCAAGGTCATCTATGAACAGCGCGGCGAGATCATCGACAGCGAGACCGTCGACGAAGTGATGTACGCGATGCGCGCCGAGACGGTGAACGCGATCGTCGCCGACGCGTGCCCGCCGGGCAGCTATCCCGAACAGTGGAATGTCGAGGGCATGAAGGAGCGCGCGCTCAACGTGCTCGACCTCGACCTGCCGATCGAGGCGTGGATGGAGGAAGATGCGGTCGACCCCGAGGTGTTCGAGGAACGCATCCAGGAACGCGCCGACGCCACCGCGGCCGAAAAGGCGGCGCTGGTCGATGCCGACACTTGGAAGAGCATCGAGAAATCGGTGCTGCTGCAGACCCTCGACCATCAATGGAAAGAGCATCTGGCGACCCTCGACGCGCTGCGCCAGGTCGTCTTCCTGCGCGCCTATGCGCAGAAACAGCCGATCAACGAATATAAGCAGGAGGCGTTCGCATTGTTCGAACGCATGCTGTCGACGATCCGCGAGGATGTGACGCGCACGATCGCGCGGATCGACCTGCGCTTCGAAGAACCCGAACCGATGCCGCTGCCCGACCTGCCCGATTTCCTGACGACGCACATCGACCCGTTCACCGGCGACGACAACAGCGCCGATATCGACGGCGGGTCGTTCGGGGCGATCGCCAATACGCTGCCGCCGATGCAGATTCCGCGCCCCGACCTGCCGCAGGGGGAAAACCCCTATGCGGAACTGGAAATCAGCCGCAATTCGCCATGTCCTTGCGGATCGGGCCGCAAGTACAAGCACTGCCACGGCGCGCTGTGATGGCGGGCGCCGGCCGGATCGAGCTTCGGCTGCGCATCCGGCTCGGCGACGCCATCGCGATGGGGCCGGGCAAGGCCGACCTGCTGGGCGCGATCGACGCGCACGGATCGATCTCGGCCGCGGCGCGCGCGATTGGCATGAGCTATCGCCGCGCCTGGCTGCTCGTCGAGGAAATGAACGCCTGCTTCGCGGCGCCATTGGTCGAAACGCGGCCGGGCGCGGGCGCGCAGGTGAGCGCGGGCGCGCGGGCCGTGCTGGCTGCATATCGGCGGGCCGAGGCGGCGGCGGTCGAGGCGGCCGAGCGCGAGCTGGCGGCGGTCGGCGAGTTGCTCAAGCCGGAGTGACGACGGGATTGGGGGTAGGAGGCGAAAAATTCGCAGCATCTCCCGTTCGTGTCGAGCGAAGTCGAGACACCCCGAAGGCAAGTGCTTCTGATGGGTGTCTCGACTTCGCTCGACACGAATGGAAAGAGAGGGCGGTCTCGTTTCCACCCCCGACCGGTCAACCGGCCCGGGCCTGCAAAGCCGCTACGGCGCCCGCACCACCAGCACGCGCACGCTGGCGGCTTCGCCCTTCGACAGCGCCAGCTCATAGGTCCCGGGCTTGAGGTCGAACCACACCACCTTGCGGATGCCCGAACAGGCGGGGCCGTGGCCATGCTCGACCGATGTCTGCGTGGCGCCGCCCGCGACGAGGTCGATCCACACCTTGCTGCCAGCCGCGAGGCCGTAACGCCCGGCGGTCGCGATCGTCAGCGGCCGCGATGCCGCGCCATCGCCGAGCGGCAGGGTCACCGGCGTCCCGATCGCGATCGCCGCCGCATCGCCGTCGGCAGCGGTCCAGGCGGCATAGGGCGTGGCGCCGAGGTCGGCGGGGGCGGCGCAGGCCGCAGGGTCCGCCGCGAGCGCGGGCGCGGCGGTGGATAGCAACAGGGCGAGAAGCGCGGCGCGGTACATGAGGGCGGGGTCCTTCGGTCTGGCAAATCTATATTTCGATGTATATGGCTTGGCGCTACAGGCAAGGGGGATTTCATGGGCTGGCTGGCATTTGCATTCGGGGTGACCGCGCTGCTCTATGCCGCGGTCGGGTTTGGCGGCGGGTCGACCTATACCGCACTGCTGCTGCTCGGCGGGGTCGCGGTGGGACTGGTCCCGGCGATCAGCCTCGCGTGCAACGTCATCGTCGTCACCGGCGGCACGATCCGCTTCGCGCGATCGGGGGCGATGCCCTGGGCCAAGGCGCTTCCCCTCATCGCCGTGGCGGCGCCGCTGGCGTTCCTCGGCGGGCTGACCCCGGTCAAGCAGGGGGTGCTGGTGATCCTGCTCGGCGTCTCGTTGCTGGCTTCGGCGATCGCGCTGCTCGTCCAGCCGCAGACGGCAAAGCCGGTCAAGCTCTCGCCGAAACTGCTGCTGCCGATCGCGGCGGGGCTCGGCTATCTCGCGGGCGTCGTCGGCATCGGCGGCGGCATCTTCCTCGCGCCGATCCTGCACCTCGTGCGCTGGGCCGAGGCGCGGCAGGTCGCGGCGACCGCGAGCCTGTTCATCCTCGTCAACAGCCTGTTCGGGCTGACCGGCCAGCTGATCAAGGGCAAGGGCGGCGAGATGCTGCATGCCGTGGCCGATCATTGGCCGCTGCTGGTCGCGGTGCTGATCGGCGGCGCGGTCGGGACGCAGATTGCGGTGAAGACGGGGCCTGCGGCTCTGATCCGCCGACTGACGGCGCTGCTGGTGGGCTTCGTCGCCGTGCGGCTGCTCTTTGGTTTCTGACGCCTTTTACCCATCTTGCCTTCCCGCGCCGGAGTGCTAGCATCGCGCCTACAAGCTTGGCGGCCATGTAGCCGACAGGCGCGCAGCAGCTGGAACTCGAGGGCGCCGCACCCGTTGCGGTGAGCGAAGGCGTGTTGCGTGGAAAGGGCCGGCTCCATTAATTTCTTTGACGAGATGCAGGGCCAGGGGGGCGACGTCCGGACGCCCTACAGCGAATTTTGCGAGTGGTTCGATGCCGAGGAACCCGCGCGCATCCACCGCAAGGCGCAGCAGGCCGAGGCCTTTTTCCGAACCACCGGAATCACCTTCAACGTCTATGGCCAGGACGACGCCGACGAGCGTCTCATCCCCTTCGACGTCGTGCCGCGGATCATTTCGGCGAGCGAATGGCGCCGGCTGTCGCGCGGCATCGAGCAGCGCGTGCGCGCGCTCAACGCCTTCCTTCACGACATCTATCACCGGCAGGAGATTCTGCGCGCTGGCCGCGTGCCGATCGAGCTGATCTCGCGCAACGAGGCCTTTCTGCCGATGATGATGGGCATGGACCCGCCGGGCGGCGTCTATACCCATATCAGCGGCACCGACATCGTCCGTACCGGGGCGAATGAATTCTATGTGCTCGAGGATAATGCCCGCACCCCGTCGGGCGTGTCCTACATGCTCGAAAATCGCGAGACGATGCTCCAGATGTTCCCCGAGCTGTTCGCGAAAGTGCCGGTGCGCGAGGTCAGCGATTATCCGATCAACCTGCTGCGTTCGCTCGCCGCCTGTGCGCCGCCGATGTGCGGCGGCACACCGACGGTCGCGGTGCTGACCCCGGGCATCCACAACAGCGCCTATTTCGAACACAGCTTCCTTGCCGACCAGATGGGCGCCGAGCTGGTCGAGGGGCATGATCTGCGCGTCGTCGGCGGCCGCGTCGCGATGCGAACGACGCAGGGCTATAAGGCGATCGACGTCCTCTATCGCCGCGTCGACGACGACTTCCTCGACCCGCTGAATTTCCGGCCCGATTCGGTCCTCGGGGTGCCGGGGATCTGGGACGTCTATCGCGCCGGCGGCATCACCATCGCCAATGCGCCGGGCACCGGTATCGCCGACGATAAGGCGCTGTACAGCTACATGCCCGACATCATCGAATTCTACACCGGCGAGCGCGCGCTGCTGCCCAATGTGCCGACCTGGCGCTGCAGCGAGCCCGAGCATCTGCGCGAGGTTCTCGACAAATTGCCCGAGCTGGTGGTCAAGGAAGTCCATGGATCGGGCGGTTACGGCATGCTCGTCGGCCCCGCCGCGAGCAAGAAGGAGATCGCCGCCTTTCGTGCCAAGCTGGAGGCGAACCCGCGCAACTATATCGCGCAGCCGACGCTATCGCTGTCGACGGTCCCGATCTTCACCAAGAGCGGGCTCGCGCCGCGCCACGTCGACCTGCGCCCCTTCGTCCTGATGTCGCCGCAAGGCATCACCATCACCCCCGGCGGGCTGACCCGCGTCGCGATGACCAAGGGATCGCTGGTGGTGAATTCGAGCCAGGGCGGCGGGACCAAGGACACCTGGGTGCTGGAAGACTGATGCTAGGCAAAACCGCAGGCAGCCTCTTCTGGATGGCACGCTACCTCGAACGCAGCGAGAATAATGCGCGGCTGATCGACGCGGGGTTCCGCATCGCGCTGACCCGGTCGAGCACCGCCAAGGCCGAATGGAAATCGATCCTGATCACTGCGGGGTCGAACCAGGCCTATGCCGCAACGGGGCAGGAATATAGTTCGGCGAAGGTCGTCGATTTCATGCTCCGCGATCCGCACAATCCGTCGAGCATCATTTCGGTCGTCAAACAGGCGCGCGACAATGCGCGGACCGCGCGTACCTATCTCACCCGTGAGGTATGGGAGGCGGTCAACACCAGCTGGATGACGCTGGGCGCGCTGCTCAAGCGGCAGGTGCGCGACGACGATCTGCCCGATGTCCTCTCGGCGATCCGCCAGCAGAGCGCGCAGGTGCGCGGCGCCTGGACCGGCACGATGCTGCGCAACGACGGCTATAATTTCGCGCGCCTCGGCACCTTCCTCGAACGCGCCGACAACACCGCGCGCATCCTCGACGTCAAATATTATCTGCTGCTGCCCTCGGTCGCGCACATTGGCAGTTCGATCGACAATGTGCAGTGGGAAACGATCCTGCGCTCGGTGTCGGCGCACCGCGCCTATCACTGGCTCTATGGGGCGGAGATCAGCGCGCTCAAGATCGCCGAATTCCTGATCCTCTATAAACAGATGCCGCGCAGCCTCGCCTTCTGTGCGCAGAAGATGCAGGACAATATCGGCTGGTTGCAACGCGGCTATGGCGAGGAGACCGAGGCGGGACGGATGGCCGACGCGCTGCTCCACAAAAAACTCGCGGGTCCGATCCAGGCGATCTTCGACGGCGGCCTGCACGAATATATCACCGACTTCCTCCGCGCCAATGCCGCGCTCGCGCAGCAGATCGAGCGCGATTACCGATTTGTGGTTTAGGGTTTTCCGATCATGCGCCTGCGCGTCGAACACACCACCCGTTATGAATATGATGGCCCCGTCAGCTATGCCTTGCAGCAGCTGAAACTGACGCCGAAGGAGCGGCCGGGGCAGCAGTTGATCCACCATTGGGCGATCGAGATCGCGGGCGGCACCAACCAGCTTCACTACACCGACCATCACGGCAACGGCGTTGATCTGGTCGCGGTCGATGCCGGCGCGCGCGAGCTTGTCATCCACTGCGTCGGCGAGGTCGAGCTGATCACCTGGGACGGGGTGATCGGGGTCCATCGCGGTGCGATGCCGCTGTGGACCTTCCTGCGCCCGACCCCGCTGACCCGCGCCGGGCGCCATGTCCGCGCGCTGACGGCCGAACTGCGGCGGGATTTCGGATCGGACATCGAGCGCGCGCACGCCTTGTCGGCGCTGATCCTGGAAAAATTGCCGTACAGCATCGGGGTCACCGGCGCGGACACCACCGCCGAACAGGCGCTCGGCGGTGCGGGCGGGGTGTGCCAGGACCATGCCCATATCTTCATCGCGGCGATGCGCCACCTTGGGCATCCGGCGCGTTATGTGTCGGGCTATCTGATGATGAACGACCGCACGCACCAGGATGCGACCCACGGATGGGCCGAGGCGCATTTCGACGCGATCGGCTGGGTCGGCTTCGACGTGTCGAACGGCCATTCGCCCGATCAGCGCTATATCCGCGTCGCCACCGGTCTCGATTATCACGACGCCGCCCCGGTTCGCGGCATGCGCTATGGTGCAGCGCAAGAAAATATGGTTGTCCAATTGCAGGTGCAGCAATAAGCGATAGCCCGAGCAGGATTGGGGGGCCGAAAATTATATGACCTATTGCGTCGGCATGCGTTTGAACAAGGGGCTGGTGTTCATGTCGGACACCCGCACGAACGCGGGCGTCGACGACATCGCGCAGGTCCGCAAGATGCGCAGCTGGCACCTGCCCGGCGAGCGCGTCATCACCTTGATGTCG is drawn from Sphingopyxis sp. OPL5 and contains these coding sequences:
- a CDS encoding circularly permuted type 2 ATP-grasp protein, translating into MQGQGGDVRTPYSEFCEWFDAEEPARIHRKAQQAEAFFRTTGITFNVYGQDDADERLIPFDVVPRIISASEWRRLSRGIEQRVRALNAFLHDIYHRQEILRAGRVPIELISRNEAFLPMMMGMDPPGGVYTHISGTDIVRTGANEFYVLEDNARTPSGVSYMLENRETMLQMFPELFAKVPVREVSDYPINLLRSLAACAPPMCGGTPTVAVLTPGIHNSAYFEHSFLADQMGAELVEGHDLRVVGGRVAMRTTQGYKAIDVLYRRVDDDFLDPLNFRPDSVLGVPGIWDVYRAGGITIANAPGTGIADDKALYSYMPDIIEFYTGERALLPNVPTWRCSEPEHLREVLDKLPELVVKEVHGSGGYGMLVGPAASKKEIAAFRAKLEANPRNYIAQPTLSLSTVPIFTKSGLAPRHVDLRPFVLMSPQGITITPGGLTRVAMTKGSLVVNSSQGGGTKDTWVLED
- the secA gene encoding preprotein translocase subunit SecA codes for the protein MFGSIAKSLFGSSNDRYVNSIRKIVDKVNAFEPTMQSFDDATLQAQTQKFRDRLEAGETLDDILPEAFATVREAAVRTLGMRHFDVQLVGGVVLHRGEIAEMATGEGKTLMATLPCYLNALEGKGVHVVTVNDYLATRDAEWMGTVYSFLGLTTGIIVPNLNEMQRRDAYNSDITYATNNELGFDYLRDNMKFDRQQMVHRTFNFGIVDEVDSILIDEARTPLIISGPTDDKSELYIRVNEVVHQLVEDDYEKDEKSKSISLTEDGTEHVERLLEAAGLLQGSNLYDIENTQVVHHVNQALKAIIMFRIDTDYIVKDGKVVIIDEFTGRMMDGRRWSDGLHQAVEAKEGVQIEPENQTLASITFQNYFRMYPKLSGMTGTASTEAAEFFDIYKMNCVTIPTNRPIARQDDEDEFYKNITDKFGAIAKTIREANERGQPVLVGTVSIEKSELLSSYLEKEGVPHSVLNARFHESEAHIVAQAGRTGAVTIATNMAGRGTDIKLGGNEEFRIDDELKDLPEGPERDAGIARIQAEVAAEREAVKAAGGLFVLATERHESRRIDNQLRGRSGRQGDPGLSKFYLCLDDDLLRIFGPDTLFSKMMNKNLEDGEAIGSKWLSKAIETAQKKVEARNYDIRKQVVEYDNVMNDQRKVIYEQRGEIIDSETVDEVMYAMRAETVNAIVADACPPGSYPEQWNVEGMKERALNVLDLDLPIEAWMEEDAVDPEVFEERIQERADATAAEKAALVDADTWKSIEKSVLLQTLDHQWKEHLATLDALRQVVFLRAYAQKQPINEYKQEAFALFERMLSTIREDVTRTIARIDLRFEEPEPMPLPDLPDFLTTHIDPFTGDDNSADIDGGSFGAIANTLPPMQIPRPDLPQGENPYAELEISRNSPCPCGSGRKYKHCHGAL
- a CDS encoding alpha-E domain-containing protein: MLGKTAGSLFWMARYLERSENNARLIDAGFRIALTRSSTAKAEWKSILITAGSNQAYAATGQEYSSAKVVDFMLRDPHNPSSIISVVKQARDNARTARTYLTREVWEAVNTSWMTLGALLKRQVRDDDLPDVLSAIRQQSAQVRGAWTGTMLRNDGYNFARLGTFLERADNTARILDVKYYLLLPSVAHIGSSIDNVQWETILRSVSAHRAYHWLYGAEISALKIAEFLILYKQMPRSLAFCAQKMQDNIGWLQRGYGEETEAGRMADALLHKKLAGPIQAIFDGGLHEYITDFLRANAALAQQIERDYRFVV
- a CDS encoding winged helix-turn-helix domain-containing protein; translated protein: MAGAGRIELRLRIRLGDAIAMGPGKADLLGAIDAHGSISAAARAIGMSYRRAWLLVEEMNACFAAPLVETRPGAGAQVSAGARAVLAAYRRAEAAAVEAAERELAAVGELLKPE
- a CDS encoding sulfite exporter TauE/SafE family protein is translated as MGWLAFAFGVTALLYAAVGFGGGSTYTALLLLGGVAVGLVPAISLACNVIVVTGGTIRFARSGAMPWAKALPLIAVAAPLAFLGGLTPVKQGVLVILLGVSLLASAIALLVQPQTAKPVKLSPKLLLPIAAGLGYLAGVVGIGGGIFLAPILHLVRWAEARQVAATASLFILVNSLFGLTGQLIKGKGGEMLHAVADHWPLLVAVLIGGAVGTQIAVKTGPAALIRRLTALLVGFVAVRLLFGF
- a CDS encoding transglutaminase domain-containing protein, producing the protein MRLRVEHTTRYEYDGPVSYALQQLKLTPKERPGQQLIHHWAIEIAGGTNQLHYTDHHGNGVDLVAVDAGARELVIHCVGEVELITWDGVIGVHRGAMPLWTFLRPTPLTRAGRHVRALTAELRRDFGSDIERAHALSALILEKLPYSIGVTGADTTAEQALGGAGGVCQDHAHIFIAAMRHLGHPARYVSGYLMMNDRTHQDATHGWAEAHFDAIGWVGFDVSNGHSPDQRYIRVATGLDYHDAAPVRGMRYGAAQENMVVQLQVQQ